The nucleotide window TTCAAGGGAACGGGCAACAGCGAAATCTACCTTGACAGGAAGCTGGCAGAGAAACGGATATTCCCGGCGATCGATATCAACAAGTCGGGGACCAGAAAGGAAGAACTTCTCCTCGGGAACGGCGACCTTTCGAGGATATGGTTGCTTCGCAAGGTGCTGCAGCCCATGAACACCGTGGAGTCGATGGAGTTTTTGCTGGAGAAGCTTACCGATGTAGACTCTAACAAAGAGTTTCTAGATTCAATGAGCAGAGGAGGATGAAGATGAAAGAAAAGATTCACCCGGAACTGAAGAAGGCTACCGTAAAGTGCGCCTGCGGCTACACATTTGAGACTCTGTCAACCAAGGATAAGATATCGGTAGAAATATGCGGAAAGTGTCACCCGATGTTCACCGGCCGCGAAAAGCTCATGGACACAGGAGGCAGGGTTGAGAAGTTTGAGCGCAAGTATCGTAAGAAGGAGAGCCAGGAGAAGCAGAACAAGAAATGATCGCTGAAAGACTGGAAGAAATCGAGCGCAGGTACCAGGAGATTGAAAATGGTATGGCGCGCCCGGAGAACATCTCCAACCAAGAGGACTTTCGAAAACTCGCCAGGGAACACGCAGAACTGAGGGAGATTGTGGCAACCCTCCGGGAGTTCCGCAAGGTAAGGGGAGAGACGGAAAAAACCAGAGAGCTTGCGGACCACGAGACGGACGAAGAGCTTAAACAGATGGCCCAGGAGGAGCTTCTTCTGCTCACCAAGCG belongs to Syntrophorhabdales bacterium and includes:
- the rpmE gene encoding 50S ribosomal protein L31, with amino-acid sequence MKEKIHPELKKATVKCACGYTFETLSTKDKISVEICGKCHPMFTGREKLMDTGGRVEKFERKYRKKESQEKQNKK